A genomic region of Zea mays cultivar B73 chromosome 6, Zm-B73-REFERENCE-NAM-5.0, whole genome shotgun sequence contains the following coding sequences:
- the LOC103631538 gene encoding uncharacterized protein — MSVRIKAVVDRFVKELQEALDADIQDHIMKEREMQSYIEERESEVVEREAAWKAELSRREAEIARQEARLKMEKENLEKEKSVLMGRASSQDNQDGMCYNNSSISMNLFYLISGFTSLSLCFVLVVCLFSGLPFIFFNNDDMLIGSLPYTKI; from the exons ATGTCGGTGCGAATCAAGGCGGTAGTAGACCGGTTCGTGAAGGAGCTGCAGGAGGCGCTGGACGCGGACATCCAGGATCACATCATGAAGGAGCGCGAGATGCAGAGTTACATCGAAGAGCGCGAGAGCGAGGTCGTCGAGCGGGAGGCCGCATGGAAGGCCGAACTCTCCCGTCGTGAG GCTGAGATTGCACGGCAAGAAGCCAGGCTGAAGATGGAAAAGGAGAATTTGGAGAAGGAAAAGAGCGTTCTCATGGGAAGAGCCTCCAGCCAAGACAACCAAGATGGAATGTGTTACAACAATTCAAG TATCAGCATGAACCTGTTCTACCTCATCTCCGGCTTCACCTCACTGTCTCTCTGTTTTGTTCTTGTGGTTTGCTTATTTTCAGGCCTTCCGTTCATTTTCTTCAACAACGACGACATGCTTATTGGCTCACTCCCCTATACTAAAATATAA